The Mucilaginibacter mallensis genome has a segment encoding these proteins:
- a CDS encoding DNA topoisomerase IV subunit B: MAEVNYDDDSIRSLDWKEHIRLRPGMYIGKLGDGSAYDDGVYVLLKEIVDNSIDEFVMGSGRSIEINMSDHKVSVRDYGRGIPLGKVIDCVSKINTGGKYDSKAFQKSVGLNGVGTKAVNALSNIFIVQSYRDGRTKIAEFAKGELVRDEAEKETSQRNGTAINFTPDDTIFRHYRFIPEFVDSMIWNYVFLNSGLTINFNGKKYFSERGLYDLLTKNTNAENLRYPIIHLKGDDIEIAMTHGQQYGEEYYSFVNGQNTTQGGTHQAAFREAVVKTIREFYDKDYDAADIRASIVAAIAIKVQEPVFESQTKTKLGSQSIGPEGPSVRAFIGDFVKRELDNYLHKNPSVADALKARILQSERERKDIAGIKKLANERAKKASLHNRKLRDCKLHFDDNHERKQDTTLFITEGDSASGSITKSRDVMTQAVFSLKGKPLNCYGLTKKVVYENEEFNLLQHALNIEDGLDALRYNNIVIATDADVDGMHIRLLLMTFFLQFFPDLVKAGHVFILQTPLFRVRNKKETIYCYSDEERRNAIAKLGVKPEITRFKGLGEISPEEFGLFIGKDIRLDPVILKDANIKALLEYFMGKNTPVRQQHIVNNLRVEKDDETVNPTIAEPEPLAQSA, from the coding sequence ATGGCAGAAGTAAATTACGATGATGATAGTATCCGTTCGCTCGACTGGAAGGAACATATCCGCTTACGTCCCGGCATGTATATTGGCAAACTGGGCGATGGTTCGGCGTATGACGATGGCGTATATGTTTTATTAAAGGAGATTGTCGACAACTCTATTGATGAGTTTGTGATGGGTTCGGGCCGGTCGATAGAGATCAATATGAGCGATCATAAGGTATCTGTGCGCGATTACGGTCGTGGTATACCATTGGGTAAGGTGATTGATTGCGTATCAAAAATAAATACCGGTGGTAAATATGATAGCAAGGCCTTCCAAAAATCGGTAGGCTTAAATGGTGTGGGTACTAAGGCGGTTAACGCGCTTTCAAATATTTTTATCGTACAATCCTATCGCGACGGGCGTACCAAAATAGCCGAATTTGCCAAAGGCGAACTGGTACGTGACGAAGCTGAAAAGGAAACTTCGCAACGCAACGGCACCGCTATAAATTTCACACCTGATGATACCATCTTCAGGCACTATCGCTTTATACCTGAGTTTGTTGATAGCATGATATGGAACTACGTGTTCCTTAACTCCGGCCTTACCATCAACTTTAACGGGAAAAAATATTTTTCGGAGCGCGGCCTTTATGACCTGCTCACTAAAAACACCAACGCCGAAAACCTGCGCTATCCCATCATCCACCTAAAGGGTGATGACATTGAAATAGCCATGACCCACGGGCAGCAATACGGTGAGGAATACTACTCCTTTGTTAACGGACAAAACACAACACAAGGCGGTACCCACCAGGCCGCGTTTCGTGAAGCAGTGGTAAAAACCATCCGTGAGTTTTATGATAAGGATTATGATGCAGCAGATATCCGCGCATCAATAGTTGCCGCAATTGCCATTAAGGTGCAGGAGCCGGTGTTCGAGTCGCAAACCAAAACCAAGCTGGGTTCGCAAAGCATAGGCCCTGAGGGACCATCAGTACGCGCCTTTATTGGTGATTTTGTGAAACGTGAGCTGGATAATTATCTGCATAAAAACCCATCTGTAGCTGATGCGCTAAAAGCAAGGATCTTACAATCAGAGCGAGAGCGTAAGGATATTGCCGGCATTAAAAAACTGGCCAATGAGCGTGCAAAAAAAGCATCGCTGCATAACCGTAAGCTACGCGATTGCAAGCTGCATTTTGATGATAACCATGAGCGCAAGCAGGATACTACCCTGTTTATTACCGAAGGTGACTCGGCCAGCGGATCGATCACCAAATCGCGCGATGTGATGACCCAGGCTGTTTTCAGCTTAAAGGGTAAACCCCTTAACTGCTATGGGCTAACCAAAAAAGTGGTTTATGAAAATGAAGAGTTTAACCTGCTGCAGCATGCGCTGAATATTGAGGATGGCCTGGATGCATTGCGTTATAACAATATAGTAATAGCTACCGATGCCGATGTTGACGGCATGCACATCCGCCTGCTGCTGATGACGTTCTTCCTGCAGTTCTTCCCCGATCTGGTGAAGGCCGGGCACGTCTTCATCCTGCAAACACCATTATTCCGTGTACGAAATAAAAAGGAAACCATTTATTGTTACAGCGACGAAGAAAGGCGCAATGCGATAGCAAAACTGGGCGTAAAACCCGAGATCACACGATTTAAAGGTTTGGGAGAGATCTCGCCGGAAGAATTTGGCTTGTTCATAGGTAAAGATATTCGCCTCGA